Proteins from a single region of Gorilla gorilla gorilla isolate KB3781 chromosome 16, NHGRI_mGorGor1-v2.1_pri, whole genome shotgun sequence:
- the TTLL13 gene encoding tubulin polyglutamylase TTLL13 isoform X1, translating to MEPSTCRTMESEEDYVEEKKSEKCVKEGVTNPSNSSQQALLKADYKALKNGVPSPIMATKIPKKVIAPVDTGDLEAGRRKRRRKRRSLAINLTNCKYESVRRAAQMCGLKEVGEDEEWTLYWTDCAVSLERVMDMKRFQKINHFPGMTEICRKDLLARNLNRMYKLYPSEYNIFPRTWCLPADYGDFQSYGRQRKAHTYICKPDSGCQGRGIFIIRNPREIKPGEHMICQQYISKPFLIDGFKFDMRVYVLITSCDPLRIFIYEEGLARFATTPYMEPSHNNLDNVCMHLTNYAINKHNENFVRDDAVGSKRKLSTLNIWLQEHSYNPGELWGDIEDIIIKTIISAHSVLRHNYRTCFPQYLNGGTCACFEILGFDILLDHKLKPWLLEVNHSPSFTTDSCLDQEVKDALLCDAMTLVNLRGCDKRKVIEEDKRRVKERLFQCYRQPRESRKEKTESFHVAMLDQERYEDSHLGKYRRIYPGPDTEKYARFFKHNGSLFQETAASKAREECARQQLEEIRLKQEQQETSGTKRQKAKDQNQGESAGEKSRPRAGLRSLSTRLAYRNRNWEKELLPGQLDTMRPQEIVEEEELERMKALLQRETLIRSLGIVEQLTRLQHPGPQGQKKLHESRPKNFNWTGEPAAINSCSLSMKKAGRCYFSSARIRLTSQGQASRRLEAINRVLAGSVPPTLTPKQGYFLQPERVASDSWTECTLPSMVNSEHRAAKVPLCPASAPMLQCSRALLNINQFRCGPGLEAIQETMSPLPREADCPRHWAVAVRRLPSGSPAHRGGGDRQACAAAGAEGRLLETESVL from the exons ATGGAGCCGAGTACCTGTAGGACCATGGAATCAGAGGAAGACTATGTTGAGGAAAAGAAATCTGAGAAGTGTGTTAAAGAGGGAGTTACCAACCCCTCTAACTCTTCACAGCAGGCTCTCTTAAAAGCTGACTATAAGGCATTAAAAAATGGGGTTCCCTCACCCATTATGGCCACAAAAATTCCGAAGAAAGTCATAGCCCCAGTTGACACAGGCGACTTAGAagctgggaggaggaagagaaggcggAAACGCAG GTCACTGGCCATCAACCTGACCAACTGCAAGTATGAGAGTG TGCGTCGGGCAGCCCAAATGTGTGGCCtgaaggaggtgggggaggatGAAGAGTGGACTCTGTACTGGACAGACTGCGCTGTCTCACTGGAACGAGTCATGGACATGAAGAGGTTTCAG AAAATCAACCACTTCCCTGGCATGACAGAAATCTGCCGCAAAGATCTGCTGGCTCGGAACCTCAACCGCATGTACAAACTCTATCCCTCTGAGTACAACATCTTCCCCCGCACCTGGTGCCTCCCCGCAGA CTATGGGGACTTCCAGTCCTACGGTCGTCAGCGAAAAGCCCACACATATATCTGCAAGCCAGACAGTGGCTGTCAGGGACGTGGCATCTTCATTATCCGAAATCCCCGGGAGATCAAGCCAGGAGAGCATATGATCTGCCAGCAGTACATCTCCAAG CCCTTCCTCATTGATGGCTTCAAGTTTGATATGCGAGTCTACGTCCTGATCACATCCTGTGACCCTCTCCGGATCTTCATATATGAGGAGGGCCTAGCCCGTTTTGCCACCACACCCTATATGGAGCCCAGCCATAACAACCTG GACAATGTCTGCATGCACCTGACCAACTATGCTATCAACAAACACAATGAGAATTTTGTCCGGGATGACGCTGTGGGCAGTAAGAG GAAGCTGTCGACACTCAACATCTGGCTGCAAGAGCACAGCTACAACCCTGGAGAGCTGTGGGGGGACATCGAGGACATCATCATCAaaaccatcatctcagcccatTCTGTTCTACGCCACAACTACCGAACCTGTTTTCCCCAGTATCTGAATGGAGGTACATGTGCCTGTTTTGAAATCCTTGGTTTTGACATCTTGCTGGACCACAAGTTGAAGCCCTGGCTGCTAGAG GTAAACCACTCTCCAAGCTTTACCACGGACTCATGCCTTGATCAAGAAGTAAAGGATGCACTTCTCTGTGATGCTATGACCCTTGTCAACCTCCGGGGCTGTGACAAAAGGAAGGTGATAGAGGAGGATAAGCGGCGAGTCAAGGAACGGCTTTTCCAGTGCTACCGACAGCCACGAGAATCTAG gaaagaaaaaactgaGTCATTCCATGTGGCAATGCTGGACCAGGAACGATATGAGGATTCTCACCTGGGAAAATACCGGCGGATCTACCCTGGGCCTGACACAGAGAAGTATGCCCGCTTCTTCAAGCACAATGGCTCCCTCTTCCAGGAGACTGCTGCTTCCAAGGCCAGAGAGGAGTGTGCCAG GCAGCAACTAGAGGAGATCCGCCTTAAGCAGGAACAGCAGGAGACCTCGGGCACTAAGAGGCAAAAGGCCAAGGACCAGAACCAGGGTGAATCAGCTGGGGAGAAAAGCCGACCCAGGGCAGGGCTCCGGAGCCTTTCCACCCGCTTGGCTTACAGGAACCGCAACTGGGAGAAAGAG CTGCTGCCGGGACAGCTGGACACCATGAGGCCTCAAGAAATTGTggaagaggaggagctggagcGGATGAAGGCTCTGCTACAAAGGGAGACTCTCATCCGAAGCCTGGGTATCGTAGAGCAGCTCACCCGTCTGCAGCACCCTGGCCCCCAGGGCCAGAAAAAACTTCATGAGAGTCGG CCCAAGAACTTCAACTGGACAGGAGAGCCGGCAGCCATCAACTCCTGTTCATTGTCAATGAAGAAGGCTGGGAGGTGCTATTTTTCCAGTGCCAGAATCAGGCTCACTAGCC AAGGACAAGCCAGCAGAAGGCTAGAAGCCATAAACCGAGTCCTGGCAGGATCAGTGCCACCCACTTTAACCCCAAAGCAGGGCTATTTTCTGCAACCGGAAAGAGTGGCATCTGACTCATGGACTGAATGCACCTTGCCCTCCATGGTAAACTCTGAACACAGAGCAGCCAAGGTTCCCCTCTGCCCTGCGTCTGCACCCATGCTGCAGTGTTCCAGAGCACTCCTCAACATCAATCAGTTCAG GTGCGGCCCGGGGCTGGAGGCCATCCAGGAGACAATGAGCCCCCTTCCCAGAGAAGCCGATTGCCCAAGGCACTGGGCTGTCGCCGTCAGAAGACTGCCGAGCGGAAGCCCTGCCCACCGAGGTGGCGGAGACAGGCAGGCCTGCGCAGCCGCTGGGGCGGAGGGACGGCTCTTGGAAACGGAATCCGTACTTTAA
- the TTLL13 gene encoding tubulin polyglutamylase TTLL13 isoform X2, translating into MEPSTCRTMESEEDYVEEKKSEKCVKEGVTNPSNSSQQALLKADYKALKNGVPSPIMATKIPKKVIAPVDTGDLEAGRRKRRRKRRSLAINLTNCKYESVRRAAQMCGLKEVGEDEEWTLYWTDCAVSLERVMDMKRFQKINHFPGMTEICRKDLLARNLNRMYKLYPSEYNIFPRTWCLPADYGDFQSYGRQRKAHTYICKPDSGCQGRGIFIIRNPREIKPGEHMICQQYISKPFLIDGFKFDMRVYVLITSCDPLRIFIYEEGLARFATTPYMEPSHNNLDNVCMHLTNYAINKHNENFVRDDAVGSKRKLSTLNIWLQEHSYNPGELWGDIEDIIIKTIISAHSVLRHNYRTCFPQYLNGGTCACFEILGFDILLDHKLKPWLLEVNHSPSFTTDSCLDQEVKDALLCDAMTLVNLRGCDKRKVIEEDKRRVKERLFQCYRQPRESRKEKTESFHVAMLDQERYEDSHLGKYRRIYPGPDTEKYARFFKHNGSLFQETAASKAREECARQQLEEIRLKQEQQETSGTKRQKAKDQNQGESAGEKSRPRAGLRSLSTRLAYRNRNWEKELLPGQLDTMRPQEIVEEEELERMKALLQRETLIRSLGIVEQLTRLQHPGPQGQKKLHESRPKNFNWTGEPAAINSCSLSMKKAGRCYFSSARIRLTSQGQASRRLEAINRVLAGSVPPTLTPKQGYFLQPERVASDSWTECTLPSMVNSEHRAAKVPLCPASAPMLQCSRALLNINQFR; encoded by the exons ATGGAGCCGAGTACCTGTAGGACCATGGAATCAGAGGAAGACTATGTTGAGGAAAAGAAATCTGAGAAGTGTGTTAAAGAGGGAGTTACCAACCCCTCTAACTCTTCACAGCAGGCTCTCTTAAAAGCTGACTATAAGGCATTAAAAAATGGGGTTCCCTCACCCATTATGGCCACAAAAATTCCGAAGAAAGTCATAGCCCCAGTTGACACAGGCGACTTAGAagctgggaggaggaagagaaggcggAAACGCAG GTCACTGGCCATCAACCTGACCAACTGCAAGTATGAGAGTG TGCGTCGGGCAGCCCAAATGTGTGGCCtgaaggaggtgggggaggatGAAGAGTGGACTCTGTACTGGACAGACTGCGCTGTCTCACTGGAACGAGTCATGGACATGAAGAGGTTTCAG AAAATCAACCACTTCCCTGGCATGACAGAAATCTGCCGCAAAGATCTGCTGGCTCGGAACCTCAACCGCATGTACAAACTCTATCCCTCTGAGTACAACATCTTCCCCCGCACCTGGTGCCTCCCCGCAGA CTATGGGGACTTCCAGTCCTACGGTCGTCAGCGAAAAGCCCACACATATATCTGCAAGCCAGACAGTGGCTGTCAGGGACGTGGCATCTTCATTATCCGAAATCCCCGGGAGATCAAGCCAGGAGAGCATATGATCTGCCAGCAGTACATCTCCAAG CCCTTCCTCATTGATGGCTTCAAGTTTGATATGCGAGTCTACGTCCTGATCACATCCTGTGACCCTCTCCGGATCTTCATATATGAGGAGGGCCTAGCCCGTTTTGCCACCACACCCTATATGGAGCCCAGCCATAACAACCTG GACAATGTCTGCATGCACCTGACCAACTATGCTATCAACAAACACAATGAGAATTTTGTCCGGGATGACGCTGTGGGCAGTAAGAG GAAGCTGTCGACACTCAACATCTGGCTGCAAGAGCACAGCTACAACCCTGGAGAGCTGTGGGGGGACATCGAGGACATCATCATCAaaaccatcatctcagcccatTCTGTTCTACGCCACAACTACCGAACCTGTTTTCCCCAGTATCTGAATGGAGGTACATGTGCCTGTTTTGAAATCCTTGGTTTTGACATCTTGCTGGACCACAAGTTGAAGCCCTGGCTGCTAGAG GTAAACCACTCTCCAAGCTTTACCACGGACTCATGCCTTGATCAAGAAGTAAAGGATGCACTTCTCTGTGATGCTATGACCCTTGTCAACCTCCGGGGCTGTGACAAAAGGAAGGTGATAGAGGAGGATAAGCGGCGAGTCAAGGAACGGCTTTTCCAGTGCTACCGACAGCCACGAGAATCTAG gaaagaaaaaactgaGTCATTCCATGTGGCAATGCTGGACCAGGAACGATATGAGGATTCTCACCTGGGAAAATACCGGCGGATCTACCCTGGGCCTGACACAGAGAAGTATGCCCGCTTCTTCAAGCACAATGGCTCCCTCTTCCAGGAGACTGCTGCTTCCAAGGCCAGAGAGGAGTGTGCCAG GCAGCAACTAGAGGAGATCCGCCTTAAGCAGGAACAGCAGGAGACCTCGGGCACTAAGAGGCAAAAGGCCAAGGACCAGAACCAGGGTGAATCAGCTGGGGAGAAAAGCCGACCCAGGGCAGGGCTCCGGAGCCTTTCCACCCGCTTGGCTTACAGGAACCGCAACTGGGAGAAAGAG CTGCTGCCGGGACAGCTGGACACCATGAGGCCTCAAGAAATTGTggaagaggaggagctggagcGGATGAAGGCTCTGCTACAAAGGGAGACTCTCATCCGAAGCCTGGGTATCGTAGAGCAGCTCACCCGTCTGCAGCACCCTGGCCCCCAGGGCCAGAAAAAACTTCATGAGAGTCGG CCCAAGAACTTCAACTGGACAGGAGAGCCGGCAGCCATCAACTCCTGTTCATTGTCAATGAAGAAGGCTGGGAGGTGCTATTTTTCCAGTGCCAGAATCAGGCTCACTAGCC AAGGACAAGCCAGCAGAAGGCTAGAAGCCATAAACCGAGTCCTGGCAGGATCAGTGCCACCCACTTTAACCCCAAAGCAGGGCTATTTTCTGCAACCGGAAAGAGTGGCATCTGACTCATGGACTGAATGCACCTTGCCCTCCATGGTAAACTCTGAACACAGAGCAGCCAAGGTTCCCCTCTGCCCTGCGTCTGCACCCATGCTGCAGTGTTCCAGAGCACTCCTCAACATCAATCAGTTCAGGTAA